From Bradysia coprophila strain Holo2 unplaced genomic scaffold, BU_Bcop_v1 contig_324, whole genome shotgun sequence, the proteins below share one genomic window:
- the LOC119079478 gene encoding uncharacterized protein LOC119079478 isoform X1, whose product MMEGKKSKNKRKGRRRNNDFTYLEKSSSEPDLSVRLTDTASPIFTSRWKKLPHECITVDELKFYRRRKPSDFHTRSNICLYDKTEPFVPFSELKTEYKREYGRAVDTTAWRPELKRRPTSLKLEGSMVQSSEQQSEYHEYTPNETQGSRRSLMKYPDSLNLSENDYPQPPESLVHGLSIEPKPKTDASIKNDSQTCHLRLEGELSYQPEYRSQFVTFPIEKSHSIPQLTNIRFQGKFVGVPEYRDSFKFYDQYVKCAPIIKPGHLSVKGSVESVGEYGERFKEHDRKTVETTESAKKGDKFHLLGEDGTGNQQAEYTESFKDPKITKMPQRAKPRESILSLKGNMDYTPEYRTSFLNFPRNRPVTNKPPTNINLYDSTKKKRDRRASNVNKKFEPNSRNVHDPNLEDLPFMCQPEVRRAKQDLLIKTRSPRKEINNNFDEKTFQQDFMGSPTDDLKSNNSAALKSPRHASVKSRNISPSFKLTVQNVDDPGGSFKKRPSPKFGRRASKDVKPRKDSSHKIRNQTKVVEGNRDYIFDNKVPRDRNENPPFVVLNEPSKQNRWMKQSVWYDS is encoded by the exons GAAAGGGCGACGAAGGAACAACGACTTCACATATCTGGAAAAGTCATCTTCGGAACCGGATTTATCAG TCCGTCTTACAGATACTGCATCACCAATATTTACGAGTCGTTGGAAGAAGCTACCGCACGAATGCATAACAGTAGATGAACTAAAATTCTATCGCCGTCGAAAACCTTCAG ATTTCCACACCAGAAGCAACATTTGCTTGTACGATAAAACTGAGCCATTTGTTCCATTCTCTGAACTAAAGACTGAATACAAACGTGAATATGGAAGAGCTGTTGATACTACTGCTTGGCGACCTGAACTGAAAAGGCGACCAACATCTTTGAAATTAGAGGGTTCAATGGTTCAGTCATCCGAGCAACAATCTGAATATCACGAATACACTCCCAATGAAACGCAAGG GAGTCGCCGATCGCTGATGAAATATCCGGATTCGTTGAACCTATCCGAAAATGATTATCCACAGCCACCGGAAAGTTTGGTTCATGGATTAAGCATTGAACCGAAACCGAAAACTGATGCTTCCATTAAAAATGATTCCCAAACGTGTCACCTTCGACTTGAAGGGGAACTCAGCTATCAACCCGAATATCGTAGCCAATTCGTTACGTTTCCCATTGAAAAATCACACTCCATACCTCAACTGACGAACATTCGATTCCAAGGAAAATTTGTCGGCGTTCCGGAATACAGAGATAGTTTTAAGTTCTACGATCAATATGTTAAGTGTGCACCGATCATAAAACCAGGTCATTTAAGTGTTAAAGGATCCGTCGAATCGGTGGGAGAATACGGTGAACGTTTCAAAGAGCACGATAGGAAAACCGTTGAAACCACTGAATCGGCAAAGAAAGGTGACAAGTTTCACTTACTCGGCGAAGATGGAACAGGAAACCAACAAGCCGAATATACCGAAAGTTTTAAGGAtccgaaaattacaaaaatgccGCAACGTGCAAAGCCTCGTGAATCCATCCTTTCGCTCAAAGGAAACATGGATTATACGCCTGAGTATCG GACGTcgtttctaaattttccacGTAATCGTCCAGTGACCAATAAACCACCGACCAACATTAACTTGTATGATTCGACCAAGAAGAAGAGAGATCGTCGAGCGTCGAATGTGAACAAAAAATTCGAACCCAATTCCAGAAATGTCCACGATCCCAACCTAGAAGATCTTCCGTTCATGTGCCAGCCAGAGGTTCGCCGAGCCAAACAGGATCTGCTAATCAAAACCCGTAGTCCTCGGAAGGAGataaacaataatttcgaCGAAAAGACATTTCAACAGGATTTCATGGGTTCGCCAACCGACGATCTAAAGAGCAACAATTCGGCGGCTCTAAAATCACCACGCCATGCTTCGGTCAAATCTCGCAACATTTCGCCGAGTTTCAAATTGACGGTGCAGAATGTTGACGATCCGGGTGGTTCGTTTAAGAAGAGACCGTCACCGAAATTCGGCAGACGTGCGAGTAAGGACGTGAAGCCACGGAAGGACAGCAGTCACAAGATTCGAAATCAAACGAAAGTCGTTGAGGGCAACAGGGATTACATATTTGATAATAAAGTGCCGCGCGATAGAAATGAGAATCCACCGTTTGTCGTACTAAACGAACCGAGCAAACAAAATCGATGGATGAAGCAATCGGTCTGGTATGACTCATAA
- the LOC119079478 gene encoding uncharacterized protein LOC119079478 isoform X2, with protein sequence MMEGKKSKNKRKGRRRNNDFTYLEKSSSEPDLSVRLTDTASPIFTSRWKKLPHECITVDELKFYRRRKPSDFHTRSNICLYDKTEPFVPFSELKTEYKREYGRAVDTTAWRPELKRRPTSLKLEGSMVQSSEQQSEYHEYTPNETQGSRRSLMKYPDSLNLSENDYPQPPESLVHGLSIEPKPKTDASIKNDSQTCHLRLEGELSYQPEYRSQFVTFPIEKSHSIPQLTNIRFQGKFVGVPEYRDSFKFYDQYVKCAPIIKPGHLSVKGSVESVGEYGERFKEHDRKTVETTESAKKGDKFHLLGEDGTGNQQAEYTESFKDPKITKMPQRAKPRESILSLKGNMDYTPETSFLNFPRNRPVTNKPPTNINLYDSTKKKRDRRASNVNKKFEPNSRNVHDPNLEDLPFMCQPEVRRAKQDLLIKTRSPRKEINNNFDEKTFQQDFMGSPTDDLKSNNSAALKSPRHASVKSRNISPSFKLTVQNVDDPGGSFKKRPSPKFGRRASKDVKPRKDSSHKIRNQTKVVEGNRDYIFDNKVPRDRNENPPFVVLNEPSKQNRWMKQSVWYDS encoded by the exons GAAAGGGCGACGAAGGAACAACGACTTCACATATCTGGAAAAGTCATCTTCGGAACCGGATTTATCAG TCCGTCTTACAGATACTGCATCACCAATATTTACGAGTCGTTGGAAGAAGCTACCGCACGAATGCATAACAGTAGATGAACTAAAATTCTATCGCCGTCGAAAACCTTCAG ATTTCCACACCAGAAGCAACATTTGCTTGTACGATAAAACTGAGCCATTTGTTCCATTCTCTGAACTAAAGACTGAATACAAACGTGAATATGGAAGAGCTGTTGATACTACTGCTTGGCGACCTGAACTGAAAAGGCGACCAACATCTTTGAAATTAGAGGGTTCAATGGTTCAGTCATCCGAGCAACAATCTGAATATCACGAATACACTCCCAATGAAACGCAAGG GAGTCGCCGATCGCTGATGAAATATCCGGATTCGTTGAACCTATCCGAAAATGATTATCCACAGCCACCGGAAAGTTTGGTTCATGGATTAAGCATTGAACCGAAACCGAAAACTGATGCTTCCATTAAAAATGATTCCCAAACGTGTCACCTTCGACTTGAAGGGGAACTCAGCTATCAACCCGAATATCGTAGCCAATTCGTTACGTTTCCCATTGAAAAATCACACTCCATACCTCAACTGACGAACATTCGATTCCAAGGAAAATTTGTCGGCGTTCCGGAATACAGAGATAGTTTTAAGTTCTACGATCAATATGTTAAGTGTGCACCGATCATAAAACCAGGTCATTTAAGTGTTAAAGGATCCGTCGAATCGGTGGGAGAATACGGTGAACGTTTCAAAGAGCACGATAGGAAAACCGTTGAAACCACTGAATCGGCAAAGAAAGGTGACAAGTTTCACTTACTCGGCGAAGATGGAACAGGAAACCAACAAGCCGAATATACCGAAAGTTTTAAGGAtccgaaaattacaaaaatgccGCAACGTGCAAAGCCTCGTGAATCCATCCTTTCGCTCAAAGGAAACATGGATTATACGCCTGA GACGTcgtttctaaattttccacGTAATCGTCCAGTGACCAATAAACCACCGACCAACATTAACTTGTATGATTCGACCAAGAAGAAGAGAGATCGTCGAGCGTCGAATGTGAACAAAAAATTCGAACCCAATTCCAGAAATGTCCACGATCCCAACCTAGAAGATCTTCCGTTCATGTGCCAGCCAGAGGTTCGCCGAGCCAAACAGGATCTGCTAATCAAAACCCGTAGTCCTCGGAAGGAGataaacaataatttcgaCGAAAAGACATTTCAACAGGATTTCATGGGTTCGCCAACCGACGATCTAAAGAGCAACAATTCGGCGGCTCTAAAATCACCACGCCATGCTTCGGTCAAATCTCGCAACATTTCGCCGAGTTTCAAATTGACGGTGCAGAATGTTGACGATCCGGGTGGTTCGTTTAAGAAGAGACCGTCACCGAAATTCGGCAGACGTGCGAGTAAGGACGTGAAGCCACGGAAGGACAGCAGTCACAAGATTCGAAATCAAACGAAAGTCGTTGAGGGCAACAGGGATTACATATTTGATAATAAAGTGCCGCGCGATAGAAATGAGAATCCACCGTTTGTCGTACTAAACGAACCGAGCAAACAAAATCGATGGATGAAGCAATCGGTCTGGTATGACTCATAA
- the LOC119079526 gene encoding zinc finger Ran-binding domain-containing protein 2-like — MSGSDGELTGSVELSSKSASRTKEAVPKVKDGDWLCPDCKNLNFARRNQCNRCNKERVLTDSAKKKLGSEIGKAAAEKSRGLFSAEDWECGKCGNVNWARRQICNMCNAPKFTDEERTGYGGGYNERERVEYKEHVEESDDEYDEFGRRKKRDGKAAPTKAISIESQKKTEPAAARIRDSDEEESDEDSDDGDLAKYDLWGDDDEDIPNSNSKQQQQQPVNDKKRDRSSSSSSDSSSSSSSRSRRSQSRSKSFSRSSSKSNSQHKSGSMGRDRKSKSSSHGSRRRSSSRTRNRASNRSRSRSRSRSPQRGSRYNDGRRR, encoded by the exons ATGTCTGGTTCAGATGGCGAATTAACCGGCAGCGTAGAGTTGTCCTCGAAGTCAGCTTCACGCACAAAAGAGGCCGTGCCTAAAGTGAAAGACGGTGACTGGCTTTGTCCCGA CTGTAAAAACTTGAATTTCGCTAGACGAAACCAATGTAATAGGTGCAACAAGGAGCGCGTTCTGACGGACAGtgcaaagaaaaagttgggcTCCGAAATCGGTAAGGCTGCTGCAGAGAAAAGTCGCGGTTTATTTAGCGCCGAAGATTGGGAATGTGGAAAATGCGGCAACGTTAACTGGGCGAG GCGTCAAATATGCAACATGTGTAACGCGCCGAAATTCACGGACGAAGAGCGAACAG GTTACGGTGGCGGTTATAATGAGCGCGAACGAGTTGAGTACAAGGAACACGTTGAAGAGTCGGACGAtgaatacgatgaatttggaCGAAGAAAAAAGCGTGACGGAAAAGCGGCACCGACAAAagcaatatcaatcgaatcaCAAAAGAAGACTGAACCAGCGGCAGCCAGGATACGAGACAGTGACGAAGAGGAGAGTGACGAGGACAGTGATGACGGCGATCTCGCCAAATATGATCTGTGGGGCGATGACGACGAAGATATTCCCAATTCAAATTcgaaacaacaacagcaacaaccgGTTAACGACAAAAAGCGAGACAGATCGTCATCGTCGTCAAGTGATTCATCGTCCAGTAGTTCCAGTCGATCGCGTCGTTCGCAGTCCagatcaaaatcattttcgcgCTCTAGTTCCAAATCAAATTCACAGCATAAATCCGGTTCGATGGGTCGGGACCGTAAATCGAAATCATCCAGCCATGGTAGTCGTAGACGCTCAAGTTCTCGTACAAGAAATCGCGCATCGAATCGTTCCAGATCACGGTCGAGAAGCAGATCACCACAACGAGGTAGTAGATATAATGATGGACGGCGCCGTTAA
- the LOC119079478 gene encoding uncharacterized protein LOC119079478 isoform X3 produces MMEGKKSKNKRKGRRRNNDFTYLEKSSSEPDLSDTASPIFTSRWKKLPHECITVDELKFYRRRKPSDFHTRSNICLYDKTEPFVPFSELKTEYKREYGRAVDTTAWRPELKRRPTSLKLEGSMVQSSEQQSEYHEYTPNETQGSRRSLMKYPDSLNLSENDYPQPPESLVHGLSIEPKPKTDASIKNDSQTCHLRLEGELSYQPEYRSQFVTFPIEKSHSIPQLTNIRFQGKFVGVPEYRDSFKFYDQYVKCAPIIKPGHLSVKGSVESVGEYGERFKEHDRKTVETTESAKKGDKFHLLGEDGTGNQQAEYTESFKDPKITKMPQRAKPRESILSLKGNMDYTPEYRTSFLNFPRNRPVTNKPPTNINLYDSTKKKRDRRASNVNKKFEPNSRNVHDPNLEDLPFMCQPEVRRAKQDLLIKTRSPRKEINNNFDEKTFQQDFMGSPTDDLKSNNSAALKSPRHASVKSRNISPSFKLTVQNVDDPGGSFKKRPSPKFGRRASKDVKPRKDSSHKIRNQTKVVEGNRDYIFDNKVPRDRNENPPFVVLNEPSKQNRWMKQSVWYDS; encoded by the exons GAAAGGGCGACGAAGGAACAACGACTTCACATATCTGGAAAAGTCATCTTCGGAACCGGATTTATCAG ATACTGCATCACCAATATTTACGAGTCGTTGGAAGAAGCTACCGCACGAATGCATAACAGTAGATGAACTAAAATTCTATCGCCGTCGAAAACCTTCAG ATTTCCACACCAGAAGCAACATTTGCTTGTACGATAAAACTGAGCCATTTGTTCCATTCTCTGAACTAAAGACTGAATACAAACGTGAATATGGAAGAGCTGTTGATACTACTGCTTGGCGACCTGAACTGAAAAGGCGACCAACATCTTTGAAATTAGAGGGTTCAATGGTTCAGTCATCCGAGCAACAATCTGAATATCACGAATACACTCCCAATGAAACGCAAGG GAGTCGCCGATCGCTGATGAAATATCCGGATTCGTTGAACCTATCCGAAAATGATTATCCACAGCCACCGGAAAGTTTGGTTCATGGATTAAGCATTGAACCGAAACCGAAAACTGATGCTTCCATTAAAAATGATTCCCAAACGTGTCACCTTCGACTTGAAGGGGAACTCAGCTATCAACCCGAATATCGTAGCCAATTCGTTACGTTTCCCATTGAAAAATCACACTCCATACCTCAACTGACGAACATTCGATTCCAAGGAAAATTTGTCGGCGTTCCGGAATACAGAGATAGTTTTAAGTTCTACGATCAATATGTTAAGTGTGCACCGATCATAAAACCAGGTCATTTAAGTGTTAAAGGATCCGTCGAATCGGTGGGAGAATACGGTGAACGTTTCAAAGAGCACGATAGGAAAACCGTTGAAACCACTGAATCGGCAAAGAAAGGTGACAAGTTTCACTTACTCGGCGAAGATGGAACAGGAAACCAACAAGCCGAATATACCGAAAGTTTTAAGGAtccgaaaattacaaaaatgccGCAACGTGCAAAGCCTCGTGAATCCATCCTTTCGCTCAAAGGAAACATGGATTATACGCCTGAGTATCG GACGTcgtttctaaattttccacGTAATCGTCCAGTGACCAATAAACCACCGACCAACATTAACTTGTATGATTCGACCAAGAAGAAGAGAGATCGTCGAGCGTCGAATGTGAACAAAAAATTCGAACCCAATTCCAGAAATGTCCACGATCCCAACCTAGAAGATCTTCCGTTCATGTGCCAGCCAGAGGTTCGCCGAGCCAAACAGGATCTGCTAATCAAAACCCGTAGTCCTCGGAAGGAGataaacaataatttcgaCGAAAAGACATTTCAACAGGATTTCATGGGTTCGCCAACCGACGATCTAAAGAGCAACAATTCGGCGGCTCTAAAATCACCACGCCATGCTTCGGTCAAATCTCGCAACATTTCGCCGAGTTTCAAATTGACGGTGCAGAATGTTGACGATCCGGGTGGTTCGTTTAAGAAGAGACCGTCACCGAAATTCGGCAGACGTGCGAGTAAGGACGTGAAGCCACGGAAGGACAGCAGTCACAAGATTCGAAATCAAACGAAAGTCGTTGAGGGCAACAGGGATTACATATTTGATAATAAAGTGCCGCGCGATAGAAATGAGAATCCACCGTTTGTCGTACTAAACGAACCGAGCAAACAAAATCGATGGATGAAGCAATCGGTCTGGTATGACTCATAA